One window of Arthrobacter oryzae genomic DNA carries:
- the secG gene encoding preprotein translocase subunit SecG: MDVLHVILQILLGITSLLLTLLILLHKGRGGGLSDMFGGGMSSGLSSSGVAERNLNRFTVILGVTWGVVIIALGLLMRFSGGGDS; encoded by the coding sequence GTGGACGTTCTTCATGTCATTCTGCAGATCCTCCTGGGCATCACCAGCCTCCTGCTGACGCTGCTCATCCTGCTCCACAAGGGACGGGGCGGCGGTCTGTCGGACATGTTCGGCGGAGGAATGAGCTCCGGCCTCAGCTCGTCCGGAGTGGCGGAACGGAACCTCAACAGGTTCACGGTCATCCTCGGCGTCACTTGGGGCGTTGTCATCATCGCGCTCGGCCTGCTGATGCGCTTCTCCGGAGGCGGCGACTCCTAG
- the pgl gene encoding 6-phosphogluconolactonase, with product MAAIAARLITKLVDVQDKHDEATVVLTGGTVGIGTLKAVADSAAAPAVNWSKVNFWWGDERFVGSTDSDRNTLQAHDALLSRISVDPDRVNQPGSTDDFDSPEDAAADYARRLAEAAAAEHAADMSDDRPENPGKLPRFDVVLLGVGPDAHVASLFPEQAGIREKELTVVGVRNSPKPPPERISLTLPAINTASEVWMVVAGEDKAGAVGLALAGANPVQVPAAGPRGRTRTLWLIDENAASRVPEQLVRKGSAGS from the coding sequence ATGGCTGCCATTGCGGCGCGGCTCATCACCAAGCTCGTGGACGTCCAGGACAAACACGATGAGGCGACGGTGGTGCTTACGGGCGGCACTGTGGGCATTGGAACCCTCAAGGCGGTTGCTGACTCCGCGGCGGCTCCGGCAGTGAACTGGTCCAAAGTTAACTTCTGGTGGGGCGACGAGCGCTTCGTCGGCAGCACCGACAGCGACCGCAACACCCTTCAGGCCCACGACGCCCTGTTGTCCCGCATATCAGTGGACCCGGACCGCGTAAACCAGCCGGGGTCCACGGACGACTTCGACAGCCCGGAGGACGCGGCGGCCGATTACGCGCGCCGACTCGCCGAGGCAGCCGCGGCGGAGCATGCCGCGGACATGTCCGACGACCGGCCCGAGAACCCGGGGAAGCTGCCGCGGTTCGATGTGGTCCTTCTTGGCGTGGGCCCGGATGCCCATGTTGCTTCGCTCTTCCCGGAACAGGCAGGCATCCGGGAAAAGGAGCTCACGGTGGTGGGTGTCCGGAACTCGCCGAAACCGCCGCCGGAGCGGATTTCCCTGACATTGCCCGCGATCAACACGGCCAGTGAAGTGTGGATGGTTGTGGCGGGTGAGGACAAGGCCGGGGCCGTAGGGCTTGCCCTGGCCGGTGCAAACCCGGTACAGGTCCCGGCGGCAGGGCCAAGGGGCCGCACACGGACACTGTGGCTGATCGATGAGAATGCCGCCTCAAGGGTTCCCGAGCAGCTAGTCCGAAAGGGTTCCGCGGGCTCGTAG
- a CDS encoding RNA polymerase-binding protein RbpA — protein MVHAASGFRGTRVGVAEGSAPRIQPNDVVGERLPRIRVSYWCAKGHETRPVFLKLPEDQIPVVWDCRRCGCPASRDETLVEVPHHSEEGYKSHLEYVKERRSSQDAEDVLAGALERLRARGTLSD, from the coding sequence ATGGTGCATGCTGCTTCAGGGTTCCGGGGAACCCGTGTCGGGGTGGCCGAAGGGTCAGCCCCCAGAATCCAGCCAAACGACGTTGTCGGTGAACGCTTGCCGCGTATTCGTGTTTCCTATTGGTGCGCCAAAGGACACGAGACGCGGCCAGTTTTCCTTAAGCTCCCGGAAGACCAGATCCCCGTCGTCTGGGACTGCCGCCGTTGCGGCTGTCCGGCGTCGCGCGACGAGACGCTGGTGGAAGTCCCGCACCATTCCGAAGAGGGCTACAAGAGTCACCTCGAGTACGTTAAAGAGCGGCGCTCCAGCCAGGACGCCGAAGACGTACTGGCTGGAGCGCTGGAACGGCTACGAGCCCGCGGAACCCTTTCGGACTAG
- a CDS encoding glucose-6-phosphate isomerase yields MSTLSYDATGAARKALEQHLPALLEDRIATRIFAKDHTLWGPDAEQESAIRLGWVEAATVSQPLVSDILELRDALKADGVTRIVLCGMGGSSLAPEVIAGTAGVELTVLDSTDPEQVSAALVDRITETAIVVSSKSGSTVETDSQRRIFEQAFTDAGIDAKSRIVIVTDPGSPLDKASREAGYRAVFNADPNVGGRFSALTAFGLVPCGLAGVDIQGFLDEAEEAAEILNEDTAENIGLALGTALGGTSPLRNKIVIAEDGSGIVGFADWAEQLIAESTGKLGTGVLPVVAGPSAPEVTSGAADVLVVRLVSADADDVQLGENEVAIAGGLATQMMVWEFATAVAGRLLGINPFDQPDVEAAKVAARGLLDAQPEPTPANFVDGAIEVRGGDWLGDASTASGAVSALLAQLADDSYLSVQAYFDRLAYAPFEGVRDQLAAVSGRPVTFGWGPRFLHSTGQFHKGGPAIGAFLQVTAESATDLSIPERPFTFGELISAQAAGDAQVLSDHGRPVLRLHLTDRAAGVKQLQDIVSELAGQAASHTES; encoded by the coding sequence ATGAGCACACTCAGCTACGACGCCACCGGCGCAGCCCGCAAGGCACTTGAGCAGCACCTTCCCGCACTGCTGGAAGACCGCATTGCCACCCGGATTTTCGCGAAGGACCATACGTTGTGGGGTCCGGATGCCGAGCAGGAATCCGCTATCCGACTGGGCTGGGTCGAGGCGGCCACCGTCTCCCAGCCCCTGGTCAGCGACATCCTGGAACTCCGTGATGCACTGAAGGCCGACGGCGTGACGCGCATTGTCCTTTGCGGCATGGGCGGTTCCTCGCTGGCGCCTGAGGTCATCGCGGGAACCGCTGGCGTCGAGCTGACTGTGCTTGACAGCACCGACCCCGAACAGGTCAGTGCCGCTTTGGTGGACCGGATTACCGAAACAGCCATCGTGGTGTCCTCCAAGTCAGGTTCCACCGTGGAGACTGACTCCCAGCGACGGATCTTCGAGCAGGCCTTCACCGACGCCGGAATCGACGCCAAGAGCCGGATCGTCATCGTCACCGACCCGGGTTCGCCGCTGGACAAGGCGTCGCGGGAGGCCGGCTACCGCGCCGTCTTCAACGCGGACCCGAACGTCGGCGGCCGCTTCTCGGCGCTGACCGCCTTCGGGCTCGTTCCCTGCGGACTCGCCGGAGTGGACATCCAGGGGTTCCTGGACGAAGCCGAGGAAGCCGCGGAGATCCTCAACGAGGACACCGCCGAAAACATCGGCCTGGCCTTGGGCACCGCCCTGGGCGGCACCAGCCCGCTGCGCAACAAGATCGTCATCGCGGAGGACGGGTCCGGCATTGTCGGCTTCGCTGACTGGGCCGAACAGCTCATTGCCGAATCTACCGGCAAGCTGGGCACCGGCGTTCTCCCCGTGGTGGCCGGCCCGTCTGCACCGGAGGTCACTTCCGGTGCAGCCGATGTCCTGGTGGTACGCCTTGTATCAGCCGACGCTGACGACGTGCAGCTCGGCGAAAACGAGGTTGCCATCGCCGGTGGCCTGGCGACGCAGATGATGGTGTGGGAATTCGCGACGGCCGTTGCCGGCCGCCTGCTGGGCATCAACCCGTTTGACCAGCCCGACGTCGAGGCCGCCAAGGTGGCCGCCCGCGGCCTGCTGGACGCCCAGCCCGAGCCCACGCCCGCCAATTTCGTCGACGGCGCCATTGAGGTCCGTGGCGGAGACTGGCTCGGAGATGCTTCGACGGCGTCCGGCGCCGTGTCCGCACTGCTCGCCCAGCTGGCAGACGACAGCTACCTCAGCGTCCAGGCCTACTTCGACCGGCTGGCATACGCACCGTTCGAAGGCGTCCGCGACCAGCTCGCTGCAGTCAGTGGCCGTCCTGTGACGTTCGGCTGGGGTCCGCGATTCCTGCACTCCACCGGCCAGTTCCACAAGGGCGGACCGGCAATCGGTGCGTTCCTGCAGGTCACCGCCGAGTCCGCGACGGACCTCTCCATTCCGGAGCGGCCGTTCACGTTCGGTGAGCTGATCTCGGCTCAGGCCGCCGGTGATGCCCAGGTCCTCAGCGACCACGGACGTCCGGTCCTCCGCCTGCACCTAACGGACCGCGCCGCCGGCGTCAAGCAGCTGCAGGACATTGTTTCAGAGCTTGCCGGCCAGGCAGCATCCCACACTGAAAGCTAA
- the tkt gene encoding transketolase: MEEQELSWTSLDQRAVDTARVLAADAVEKVGNGHPGTAMSLAPAAYLLFQKLMRHDPKNPDWIGRDRFILSPGHTSLTLYIQLFLSGYGLELKDLKALRTWDSLTPGHPEYKHTAGVEITTGPLGQGLASSVGFAYSQRRMRGLFDADAPAGQSPFDHTIWVIASDGDLQEGVTSEASSLAGHQELGNLVVVYDENHISIEDDTDVAFTEDVLKRYEAYGWHVQRVDWTKTGEYKEDVQELYAALIAAKAETTKPSIVSLRTIIGYPAPKKQNTGKIHGSALGAEEVSALKDVLGFDPAKTFEVDEEVLAHARAVVDRGAAARSEWQDSFEAWQAANPEAAALLERVEARKLPVELDSALPVFEAGKDVSTRAASGKVLNAIGPVMPELWGGSADLAESNNTTIEGSPSFIPASRSTGAWKGNPYGRVLHFGIREHAAASIVNGIALHGKTRAFSGTFLIFSDYQRPAIRLGALMGVPSLYVWTHDSIGLGEDGPTHQPVEQLASLRAIPGLDVVRPGDANEVAAAWKVMLENHENPAGIVLTRQNIPTYARGEGDADGDTFGAVSGVAKGGYVLAEASKDGKTADAQVILIGTGSEVQLAVNAREALQAEGIPTRVVSMPCVEWFNKQDAAYRDAVLPPAVKARVSVEAGLALGWREFVGDAGRSISLEHFGASADYKRLFQEFGITAEAVTAAAKESLAGLSN, translated from the coding sequence CCGGGCACCGCGATGAGCCTGGCCCCGGCCGCGTACCTTCTCTTCCAGAAGCTGATGCGCCATGACCCGAAGAACCCGGACTGGATCGGCCGTGACCGGTTCATCCTCTCACCCGGCCACACGTCCCTGACGCTGTACATCCAGCTGTTCCTCTCCGGTTACGGCCTGGAGCTGAAGGACCTGAAGGCGCTGCGTACCTGGGATTCACTGACCCCGGGGCACCCGGAGTACAAGCACACCGCCGGTGTGGAAATCACCACCGGTCCGCTGGGCCAGGGCCTGGCGTCCTCGGTCGGCTTCGCTTACTCCCAGCGCCGGATGCGCGGCCTGTTCGACGCCGACGCTCCCGCCGGCCAGTCCCCGTTCGACCACACCATCTGGGTCATTGCCTCCGACGGCGACCTCCAGGAAGGCGTGACTTCCGAGGCTTCCTCCCTCGCCGGCCACCAGGAACTCGGCAACCTTGTGGTTGTTTACGACGAGAACCACATCTCCATCGAAGATGACACCGACGTTGCGTTCACCGAGGATGTCCTCAAGCGGTACGAGGCCTACGGCTGGCACGTCCAGCGCGTGGACTGGACCAAGACCGGCGAATACAAGGAAGACGTCCAGGAACTGTACGCGGCCCTGATCGCGGCGAAGGCGGAGACCACCAAGCCCTCGATCGTGTCGCTGCGCACCATCATCGGCTACCCGGCGCCGAAGAAGCAGAATACCGGCAAGATCCACGGTTCGGCCCTGGGTGCTGAAGAAGTATCGGCGCTGAAGGACGTCCTGGGCTTTGACCCGGCGAAGACCTTCGAGGTCGACGAGGAGGTCCTGGCGCACGCCCGCGCCGTCGTGGACCGCGGTGCCGCTGCCCGCAGCGAATGGCAGGACTCCTTCGAGGCATGGCAGGCCGCCAACCCGGAAGCAGCCGCGCTGCTCGAGCGTGTCGAGGCCCGCAAGCTCCCGGTGGAGCTCGACTCCGCCCTGCCGGTGTTCGAAGCAGGCAAGGACGTCTCCACCCGTGCCGCGTCCGGCAAGGTCCTGAACGCGATCGGCCCGGTCATGCCGGAACTGTGGGGCGGTTCGGCCGACCTCGCCGAGTCCAACAACACCACCATCGAGGGTTCGCCCTCGTTCATTCCCGCGTCCCGGTCCACCGGTGCGTGGAAGGGCAACCCGTACGGCCGCGTGCTGCACTTCGGCATCCGTGAACACGCCGCCGCGTCCATCGTGAACGGCATCGCCCTGCACGGAAAGACCCGGGCGTTCTCCGGCACGTTCCTGATCTTCTCCGACTACCAGCGCCCGGCCATCCGCCTCGGCGCGCTGATGGGTGTTCCGTCCCTGTACGTCTGGACACACGACTCCATCGGCCTGGGCGAAGACGGCCCCACCCACCAGCCGGTGGAGCAGCTGGCCTCCCTGCGTGCCATTCCGGGCCTGGACGTTGTCCGCCCCGGTGACGCGAACGAGGTCGCCGCTGCCTGGAAGGTCATGCTGGAAAACCACGAAAACCCGGCCGGAATCGTGCTGACCCGCCAGAACATCCCCACCTACGCCCGCGGCGAGGGCGACGCCGACGGCGACACGTTCGGTGCCGTCTCCGGCGTGGCCAAGGGCGGCTACGTCCTGGCCGAGGCCTCCAAGGACGGCAAGACCGCCGACGCCCAGGTCATCCTGATCGGCACCGGTTCCGAGGTCCAGCTGGCCGTGAACGCCCGCGAAGCGCTCCAGGCCGAAGGCATCCCCACCCGTGTGGTGTCCATGCCGTGTGTGGAGTGGTTCAACAAGCAGGACGCCGCCTACCGCGACGCCGTCCTGCCCCCGGCTGTGAAGGCACGCGTCTCCGTCGAAGCCGGCCTGGCTTTGGGCTGGCGCGAATTCGTCGGCGACGCCGGCCGTTCCATCAGCCTCGAGCACTTCGGCGCCTCCGCCGACTACAAGCGCCTCTTCCAGGAATTCGGCATCACGGCAGAAGCCGTCACCGCCGCGGCGAAGGAATCCCTCGCCGGCCTCTCCAACTGA
- a CDS encoding glucose-6-phosphate dehydrogenase assembly protein OpcA, with product MIVDLPDTTTSAISKKIMSLREQGGVIALGRVLTLVVVTKSGLEEEAIEAANEASREHPCRIIVLADAGAKAPTRLDAQIRVGGDAGASEVIVLRGYGELAEESESLVAALLLPDAPIVAWWPHGAPKSACDTSIGRIAHRRITDSANEEDPQRALDNIRNTYKAGDTDLAWTRLTNWRIQLAAVLDQVDPSPVTAVAVEGASDSPSTLLLAAWLTLALDAPVTIVADPAGTGIRRVRLSRASGDVQLFRPGLSVAELTQPGQPAQRISLPRRSLKDCLAEELRRLDPDEVFGEVITIGLPRTNLRSVRPSER from the coding sequence ATGATCGTAGATCTTCCCGATACAACAACCTCCGCCATCTCCAAGAAGATCATGTCCCTGCGCGAGCAGGGCGGCGTGATCGCGCTCGGACGTGTGCTGACCCTCGTGGTCGTCACCAAGTCCGGGCTCGAGGAAGAGGCCATCGAAGCGGCCAACGAAGCCAGCCGGGAACACCCCTGCCGGATCATCGTCCTCGCCGATGCCGGTGCCAAGGCCCCCACCCGGCTGGATGCCCAGATCCGGGTGGGCGGCGACGCCGGCGCGTCCGAAGTAATCGTCCTGCGCGGCTACGGCGAACTCGCGGAGGAAAGCGAGTCCCTGGTGGCGGCACTGCTGCTCCCGGACGCACCGATTGTGGCCTGGTGGCCGCACGGCGCGCCGAAGAGCGCCTGTGATACATCCATCGGCCGCATAGCCCACCGCCGGATCACCGACTCAGCCAACGAGGAGGATCCGCAGCGGGCTCTGGACAACATCCGGAACACCTACAAGGCCGGGGATACCGACCTCGCCTGGACACGCCTGACCAACTGGCGGATCCAGCTGGCCGCAGTGCTGGACCAGGTGGACCCGTCTCCCGTCACGGCCGTGGCCGTGGAAGGCGCCTCGGACTCCCCCAGCACGCTGCTCCTCGCAGCATGGCTGACGCTGGCCCTGGACGCCCCCGTGACCATCGTGGCCGATCCTGCCGGGACCGGTATCCGCCGGGTGCGGCTGAGCCGTGCCAGCGGTGACGTCCAGCTGTTCCGGCCGGGACTGTCCGTGGCGGAACTGACCCAGCCCGGCCAGCCGGCGCAGCGCATCTCCCTCCCGCGCCGCAGCCTGAAGGACTGCCTGGCGGAAGAGCTCCGGCGCCTGGATCCCGACGAAGTGTTCGGCGAAGTGATTACTATTGGACTGCCCCGTACAAATCTAAGGAGTGTCCGTCCCAGTGAGCGCTGA
- the zwf gene encoding glucose-6-phosphate dehydrogenase: MPETENGSRKSAARGRNPLRDPRDRRLNRIAGPSSLVLFGVTGDLARKKLMPAVYDLANRGLLPPSFALVGFARRQWENEDFAAEVKAAVMAYARTPFDEAVWNQLSEGIRFVQGEFDDDDAFERLGDTIDELDEQRGTRGNHAFYLSIPPKAFEQVCRQLSKHGLAQAEGDKWRRVVIEKPFGHDLESARQLNDIVESVFPPDAVFRIDHYLGKETVQNILALRFANQLFEPLWNANYVDHVQITMAEDIGTGGRAGYYDGVGAARDVIQNHLLQLLALTAMEEPISFNADDLRAEKEKVLAAVKLPDDLSTHSARGQFAGGWQGGEQVLGYLEEEGIPADSTTETYAAVRVDIHTRRWSGVPFYLRAGKRLGRRVTEIAVVFKRAPNLLFRDHGEDDFGQNAVVIRVQPDEGATIRFGSKVPGTQMEVRDVTMDFGYGHSFTESSPEAYERLILDVLLGEPPLFPRHQEVELSWKILDPFEEYWASLDEQPEPYAPGSWGPASADELLARDGRTWRRP, translated from the coding sequence ATGCCAGAAACTGAAAACGGCAGCAGGAAGTCAGCAGCGCGGGGCCGCAACCCGTTGAGGGACCCTCGGGACCGCAGGCTGAACCGCATCGCCGGCCCCTCCTCGCTGGTCCTCTTCGGCGTGACCGGCGACCTTGCCCGCAAGAAGCTCATGCCTGCCGTGTATGACCTGGCTAATCGTGGCCTGCTGCCGCCGAGCTTTGCCCTGGTGGGCTTCGCGCGGCGGCAGTGGGAGAACGAGGATTTCGCCGCCGAGGTGAAGGCGGCGGTCATGGCGTATGCCCGGACCCCGTTTGACGAGGCCGTGTGGAACCAGCTGTCCGAGGGCATCCGTTTCGTCCAGGGAGAGTTCGACGACGACGACGCCTTTGAGCGGCTCGGCGACACGATTGACGAACTGGACGAACAGCGCGGAACGCGGGGCAACCATGCGTTCTACCTGTCCATTCCGCCGAAGGCGTTCGAGCAGGTTTGCCGGCAGCTGTCCAAGCACGGGCTGGCGCAGGCCGAGGGTGACAAGTGGCGCCGCGTGGTCATTGAGAAGCCGTTCGGGCACGACCTTGAGTCGGCCCGGCAGCTCAATGACATCGTGGAGTCCGTGTTCCCGCCGGATGCCGTGTTCCGGATTGACCACTACCTGGGCAAGGAAACGGTCCAGAACATCCTGGCGCTGCGTTTCGCGAACCAGTTGTTCGAGCCGCTCTGGAACGCCAACTATGTTGACCATGTCCAGATCACCATGGCCGAGGACATCGGTACCGGTGGCCGGGCAGGATATTACGACGGTGTGGGCGCTGCCCGCGACGTCATCCAGAACCACCTGCTGCAGCTCCTGGCGCTCACCGCCATGGAGGAGCCCATTTCCTTCAACGCCGATGACCTGCGTGCCGAGAAGGAAAAGGTCCTGGCCGCGGTCAAGCTCCCCGATGACCTGTCCACCCACTCGGCGCGCGGTCAGTTCGCCGGCGGCTGGCAGGGCGGCGAGCAGGTCCTCGGTTATCTGGAGGAGGAAGGCATTCCCGCCGACTCCACCACGGAAACCTACGCCGCGGTCCGTGTGGACATCCACACCCGTCGCTGGTCCGGTGTGCCGTTCTACCTGCGCGCCGGCAAGCGCCTGGGACGCCGCGTGACGGAAATCGCCGTCGTCTTCAAGCGCGCACCCAACCTGCTGTTCCGCGATCACGGCGAGGACGACTTCGGCCAGAACGCCGTGGTGATCCGCGTGCAGCCTGATGAGGGCGCAACCATCCGCTTCGGTTCGAAGGTGCCGGGCACCCAGATGGAAGTCCGAGACGTGACGATGGACTTCGGCTACGGGCACTCGTTCACCGAATCCAGCCCGGAAGCGTACGAACGCCTCATCCTGGACGTGCTGCTGGGTGAGCCGCCGCTGTTTCCGCGGCACCAGGAAGTGGAACTGTCCTGGAAGATCCTGGATCCCTTCGAAGAGTACTGGGCCAGCCTGGACGAACAGCCCGAACCCTACGCCCCCGGAAGCTGGGGCCCTGCCTCGGCGGATGAGCTGCTTGCCCGCGACGGACGAACCTGGAGAAGGCCATGA
- the tal gene encoding transaldolase encodes MTTPTQQLSDAGVSIWLDDLSRGRLQTGTLRKLIEEKNVVGVTTNPSIFHAAITTGHDYDTVIAAQAAAGATVEETVFEITTTDVADACDLFAPVAAATKGVDGRVSIEVDPRLAWDTAGTIAEAKHLYKKVAKDNVLIKIPATLEGLEAIAATLAEGISVNVTLIFSLERYRAVINAFQSGLEQAKGNGHDLSKIHSVASFFVSRVDAEIDKRLDAIGTDEAKALKGKAGLANARLAYQVYEELFSTERWALLAEAGALPQRPLWASTGVKDPAYPDTLYVTELVAPGVVNTMPEKTLDATFDHGVVTGDTVTRGYDDANATLNALDALGISYNDVVALLESEGLDKFVASWKELLGDVEAALASARKAS; translated from the coding sequence ATGACTACCCCCACCCAGCAGCTTTCCGACGCCGGCGTCTCGATCTGGCTCGACGACCTCTCCCGCGGCCGCCTGCAGACCGGCACCCTGCGCAAGCTCATCGAAGAGAAGAACGTCGTTGGCGTCACCACCAACCCGTCCATCTTCCACGCAGCCATCACCACCGGCCACGACTACGACACCGTCATCGCCGCCCAGGCCGCTGCCGGCGCCACCGTGGAAGAGACCGTCTTCGAAATCACCACCACCGACGTGGCTGACGCCTGCGACCTGTTCGCTCCCGTCGCCGCAGCCACCAAGGGTGTTGACGGCCGGGTTTCCATCGAAGTGGATCCCCGCCTCGCCTGGGACACCGCCGGGACCATCGCCGAAGCGAAGCACCTGTACAAGAAGGTCGCCAAGGACAACGTCCTGATCAAGATCCCGGCAACCCTTGAAGGCCTCGAAGCCATCGCGGCGACCCTGGCCGAGGGCATCAGCGTCAACGTGACCCTGATCTTCTCGCTGGAACGCTACCGCGCCGTGATCAACGCCTTCCAGTCCGGCCTGGAGCAGGCCAAGGGCAACGGCCACGACCTCTCCAAGATCCACTCCGTGGCGTCCTTCTTCGTCTCCCGCGTCGATGCCGAAATCGACAAGCGCCTCGACGCCATCGGCACCGACGAAGCCAAGGCACTCAAGGGCAAGGCCGGCCTGGCCAACGCCCGCCTTGCCTACCAGGTCTACGAGGAGCTCTTCTCCACCGAACGCTGGGCACTGCTCGCCGAAGCCGGCGCGCTTCCGCAGCGCCCGCTGTGGGCTTCCACCGGCGTGAAGGACCCGGCTTACCCGGACACCCTCTACGTCACCGAACTCGTCGCCCCCGGCGTGGTCAACACCATGCCGGAAAAGACCCTCGACGCCACGTTCGACCACGGCGTAGTCACCGGCGACACCGTCACCCGCGGCTACGACGACGCCAACGCGACCCTGAACGCCCTCGACGCGCTCGGAATCTCCTACAACGACGTCGTGGCACTGCTCGAATCCGAAGGCCTCGACAAGTTCGTGGCCAGCTGGAAGGAACTCCTCGGCGACGTCGAAGCCGCGCTGGCCTCCGCACGGAAGGCTTCCTAA